Proteins from a single region of Rhea pennata isolate bPtePen1 chromosome 6, bPtePen1.pri, whole genome shotgun sequence:
- the ZC3H15 gene encoding zinc finger CCCH domain-containing protein 15: MPPKKQQQPAGGSKKADQKKKEKIIEDKTFGLKNKKGAKQQKFIKAVTHQVKFGQQNPRQAAQTESEKKLKKEDKKKELQELNELFKPVVAAQKISKGADPKSVVCAFFKQGQCTKGDKCKFSHDLSLERKCEKRSVYIDARDEDLEKDTMDNWDEKKLEEVVNKKHGEAEKKKPKTQIVCKYFLDAIENNKYGWFWVCPGGGDNCMYRHALPPGFVLKKDKKKEEKQDEISLEDLIEKERAALGPNVTKITLECFIAWKRRKRQEKIDKAEQDMERRKADFKAGKALVISGREVFEFRPELVDADDEEADDTHYTQGTGEDDEVEDPVCINDVDLSLYVPKAVDETGITVASPERFSTYSSIEKDDNKLSEASGGEINNSEQNNLEEDNDEDGELENGVIDAVPVDENLFTGEDLDELEEELNTLDLEE; this comes from the exons ATGCCCcccaagaagcagcagcagccggcgGGGGGCAGCAAGAAGGCGGAccagaagaagaaggagaagatcATCGAG GACAAAACATTTGGcctaaagaataaaaaaggtgcaaaacaacagaaatttaTCAAGGCTGTGACTCACCAGGTTAAATTTGGTCAGCAAAATCCACGTCAG GCTGCTCAgacagaaagtgaaaagaaattaaaaaaagaagacaagaaaaaagaattacaagAACTAAATGAACTCTTTAAGCCTGTGGTTGCTGCACAGAAAATTAGCAAAG GTGCTGACCCCAAATCTGTAGTTTGTGCATTCTTCAAGCAAGGGCAGTGCACTAAAGGAGACAAATGCAAGTTTTCTCATGATTTGTCCTTGGAAAGGAAGTGTGAAAAACGAAGTGTCTACATTGATGCAAGAGATGAAGACCTGGAAAAAG ATACAATGGATAACTGGGATGAGAAGAAGCTGGAAGAAGTGGTGAACAAGAAGCACGGTGAGgcggaaaagaaaaaacccaaaactcaaata GTCTGCAAGTATTTTCTTGATGCTATTGAAAACAACAAATATGGATGGTTTTGGGTCTGTCCAGGGGGAGGAGACAACTGCATGTATCGCCATGCTCTTCCTCCAggttttgtgttaaaaaaagacaaaaagaaggaggaaaagcaagatGAAATTTCTTTAGAAGATCTAATAGAAAAAGAG CGTGCTGCCTTAGGACCAAATGTTACCAAAATCACTCTAGAGTGTTTTATTgcatggaagagaagaaaaagacaagaaaaaattgATAAGGCTGAGCAAGatatggaaagaaggaaagcagattttaaagctGGCAAAGCATTGGTG ATTAGTGGACGTGAAGTGTTTGAATTTCGACCTGAGCTAGTTGATGCAGATGATGAAGAAGCAGATGACACCCATTATACTCAAGGAACAGGAGAAGATGATGAG GTGGAAGACCCTGTTTGCATAAATGATGTAGATTTGAGCCTGTATGTCCCAAAAGCTGTGGATGAGACTGGTATTACTGTGGCTAGTCCAGAGCGATTCAGCACATACAGTTCAATAGAAAAAGATG ataATAAATTAAGTGAAGCTTCTGGTGGTGAGATAAACAACAGTGAGCAAAATAATTTAGAGGAAGATAATGATGAAGATGGGGAACTGGAAAACGGAGTGATTGATGCAGTTCCAGTTGATGAAAATCTCTTTACTGGCGAGGACTTGGATGAACTAGAAGAAGAATTAAACACTCTTGATTTAGAAGAATGA